One genomic window of Medicago truncatula cultivar Jemalong A17 chromosome 1, MtrunA17r5.0-ANR, whole genome shotgun sequence includes the following:
- the LOC25481951 gene encoding uncharacterized protein: MTFMSSTFPSCFRPSKTTNHHHPLPSHPNLTTYIYQTNAGTISLTWSRSILGHTLQIHLQNNSSYFELNIKPYHFFNKNGSKKLSHNTLLFWNLSQASFGSKSPEPEPCSKFYIALVVKNEIVLYINNMEHARTNKFLRARDETKIPQILVLKKEHVDMEVNRNGSSSYATKTRFGGKVREVEIEIGSDCDDDNKGNNTRLLFSVDGERVLEVRKLKWKFRGNERVEIDGVSVLICWDVHDWLFENGGSDGDGHAVFMFKFEENEVGGCCGERSEFGSCKSWSSSSLSMSSNSVGGSCSVTEWSSFEESEFLVPLGFSLFVYAWRR; this comes from the coding sequence ATGACCTTCATGTCATCCACCTTCCCTTCTTGTTTCCGTCCATCAAAAACCACCAACCACCACCACCCTCTGCCGTCTCATCCCAATCTCACAACCTACATATACCAAACAAACGCAGGCACAATTTCCTTAACATGGTCACGTTCCATTTTAGGTCACACCCTTCAAATTCATCTTCAAAATAACTCTTCCTATTTCGAACTCAACATAAAACCCTAccatttcttcaacaaaaatggATCCAAGAAACTCTCTCACAACACACTTCTCTTTTGGAACCTCTCTCAAGCTAGCTTTGGATCCAAATCACCAGAACCTGAACCTTGCTCCAAATTCTATATAGCTTTAGTTGTTAAAAACGAAATCGTTCTTTATATAAACAACATGGAACATGCACGTACTAATAAGTTCTTGAGAGCACGTGATGAAACAAAGATTCCTCAAATTCTTGTTCTAAAAAAGGAACATGTGGACATGGAGGTAAATAGAAATGGATCATCCTCGTACGCTACAAAAACGAGGTTTGGTGGGAAAGTTAGAGAGGTTGAGATAGAGATAGGTAGTGATTGTGATGATGACAATAAAGGAAACAATACGAGGTTGTTGTTTAGTGTGGATGGGGAAAGGGTTTTGGAGGTGAGGAAATTGAAGTGGAAATTTAGAGGGAATGAGAGAGTGGAAATTGATGGggtttctgttttgatttgttggGATGTGCATGATTGGCTTTTTGAAAACGGTGGTAGTGATGGTGATGGACATGCGGTTTTCATGTTCAAGTTTGAGGAAAACGAGGTAGGAGGTTGTTGTGGGGAAAGGAGTGAGTTTGGTTCTTGTAAGAGTTGGTCGTCTTCGTCTCTTTCAATGTCATCTAATTCTGTTGGTGGAAGTTGCTCAGTTACGGAATGGTCTAGTTTTGAGGAGAGTGAGTTTTTGGTTCCTCTTGGGTTCTctttgtttgtttatgcttggAGAAGGTAA